A stretch of Fimbriimonadaceae bacterium DNA encodes these proteins:
- a CDS encoding alanine--tRNA ligase — translation MTARELRQKYLAFFETKGHQRYPSGSLVPYDVTGKLDESLLFNGAGMVQFKPFFRGAATPPHPRLTNSQKCVRTGDIESVGDLTHLTFFEMLGNFSFGDYFKKDAIAYSWEFMTSKEWLGLDPARLSFTVFEDDDEAFALWSEHVRAAGFEPEHRIFRLGEETNYWPAGAFSNGPPGPCGPNSEMFYWTAKEPPPSGPYTREDYLRDEAAGKWLEIWNDVFIQFEWKGTLRDPERPASGYEKAGLDPLPFQSVDTGMGLERTATVLGGFQSVYDTDLFQPVFAALERATGYAYGADEGRDRAARIIADHIRTAVFCIADGILPGNTGRGYVLRRLIRRAVLKGQRALGAEKPFFHLVYEGVVEALGDHYHELGDLRDVIVETLQNEEAQFRRTLVAGYDSLLKELASIARDLIFRTGISAFLNLDSSGEGEIDEMLLHKETRWLNQITNHQEFLQVISGCWDEIEHAQSELPKLEGERAFKLYDTYGFPLEVTVELAAEAGIEVDVEGYEMALKEAQERSRGASEMDTVYGSHSGTLVLSVASDALPVSRFVGYRFTDHTTRLVQISPIFDEENRATGRFQVSLAETPFYAESGGQVGDTGRIDGPGFAFHVDNTWKAGGLIWNDAELADFEGPSVVGMDPPTIRQLLDTGVFFKDVRATVDLARRRNICRNHTATHLLHAALRAALGKHVTQAGSLVAPDHLRFDFTHGKAMAPDEVARVEEMVNAAILAATPVAVHEDLPLDEARKAGAMALFGEKYGDRVRMVQVGQFSLELCGGCHVNQTSEIGLFKILNESSAASGVRRIEALTGEGSVEWVRGQVETLREAAALLRTTPGELPTAIEKTLETLREERKRLERMRTQAVDSGADADISAVGELELAVQGLRDGDMKEATLIADRLAEGKPARVVLVGLAAEGKLTFVCKVGPDAQAKGAHAGNLVREIAKLAGGGGGGRPDFATAGGKDPAMFDAALAAAKGLLEAQL, via the coding sequence ATGACCGCACGCGAACTGCGCCAGAAATACCTCGCCTTCTTCGAAACGAAGGGCCATCAACGGTACCCCTCGGGTTCGCTGGTGCCCTACGACGTGACCGGCAAGCTCGACGAATCGCTGCTGTTCAACGGCGCCGGGATGGTGCAGTTCAAGCCGTTCTTCCGAGGGGCCGCGACGCCCCCTCACCCGAGGCTCACGAACTCGCAGAAGTGCGTCCGCACCGGAGACATCGAGAGCGTGGGGGACCTCACCCACCTCACGTTCTTCGAGATGCTGGGCAACTTCTCGTTCGGCGACTACTTCAAGAAGGACGCCATCGCTTATTCGTGGGAGTTCATGACCTCGAAGGAGTGGCTCGGGCTGGACCCCGCGCGACTCTCGTTCACGGTGTTCGAGGACGACGACGAGGCGTTCGCGCTCTGGTCGGAGCACGTGAGGGCGGCAGGTTTTGAACCCGAGCACCGCATCTTCCGACTCGGCGAGGAGACGAACTACTGGCCTGCGGGCGCGTTCTCGAACGGTCCTCCTGGTCCCTGCGGCCCGAACTCCGAGATGTTCTACTGGACCGCGAAGGAGCCACCTCCCAGCGGGCCTTACACCCGCGAGGATTACCTGCGCGACGAGGCCGCCGGCAAGTGGCTCGAGATCTGGAACGACGTGTTCATCCAGTTCGAATGGAAGGGCACGCTGCGCGATCCCGAGCGCCCGGCGAGCGGCTACGAAAAGGCCGGACTGGACCCGTTGCCGTTCCAGAGCGTCGACACCGGAATGGGCCTCGAGCGCACGGCGACGGTCCTGGGCGGGTTCCAGAGCGTGTACGACACGGACCTGTTCCAACCCGTGTTCGCGGCGCTCGAGCGGGCGACCGGCTACGCGTACGGCGCGGATGAAGGGCGTGATCGGGCGGCAAGGATCATCGCCGACCACATCCGCACCGCGGTGTTCTGCATCGCCGACGGGATTCTCCCCGGCAACACGGGCCGGGGCTACGTGCTGCGCCGCCTCATCCGCCGCGCGGTGCTGAAGGGCCAGCGCGCGCTGGGCGCCGAGAAGCCCTTCTTCCACCTCGTGTACGAGGGGGTCGTCGAGGCGCTGGGAGACCACTACCACGAGCTGGGCGATCTGCGGGACGTGATCGTGGAGACGCTGCAGAACGAGGAGGCGCAGTTCCGGCGCACGTTGGTGGCGGGCTACGATTCTCTCCTCAAAGAGCTTGCGAGCATCGCAAGAGACTTGATCTTCAGGACGGGGATCAGTGCGTTTCTCAATCTAGATAGCTCTGGCGAAGGCGAAATCGATGAGATGCTCCTCCATAAGGAGACCCGTTGGCTCAATCAGATCACCAATCATCAGGAGTTCCTGCAAGTCATCTCTGGCTGCTGGGATGAGATCGAACACGCTCAATCCGAACTGCCCAAACTAGAAGGTGAAAGAGCCTTCAAACTCTACGACACCTACGGATTCCCCCTCGAAGTCACGGTCGAACTCGCCGCGGAAGCGGGGATCGAGGTGGACGTCGAAGGCTACGAGATGGCCCTCAAGGAAGCGCAGGAGCGCTCGCGCGGGGCGAGCGAGATGGACACGGTCTACGGCAGCCACAGCGGCACCCTGGTCCTTTCGGTCGCCTCCGACGCGCTGCCCGTGTCCCGCTTCGTCGGCTACCGCTTCACGGACCACACCACGCGCCTCGTCCAGATCAGCCCGATCTTCGACGAGGAGAACCGGGCCACGGGTCGGTTCCAAGTCTCGCTCGCCGAAACCCCGTTCTACGCGGAGTCGGGGGGACAAGTGGGCGACACGGGGCGGATCGACGGCCCGGGCTTCGCCTTCCACGTCGACAACACGTGGAAGGCCGGCGGCCTGATATGGAACGACGCCGAGCTCGCCGACTTCGAAGGTCCCAGCGTGGTCGGCATGGACCCGCCCACGATCCGCCAACTGCTCGACACGGGTGTGTTTTTCAAGGACGTGCGGGCTACCGTCGACCTTGCCCGAAGGCGGAACATCTGCCGCAACCACACGGCGACCCACCTCCTTCACGCGGCGCTGCGCGCTGCACTAGGCAAACACGTGACGCAAGCTGGCTCGCTCGTCGCACCCGACCACCTGCGCTTCGATTTCACCCACGGCAAGGCGATGGCCCCCGATGAGGTGGCCCGCGTCGAGGAGATGGTCAACGCGGCGATCCTGGCCGCGACGCCGGTCGCCGTGCACGAAGATCTGCCCCTGGACGAGGCCAGAAAGGCCGGCGCGATGGCGCTGTTCGGCGAGAAGTACGGCGACCGCGTGCGGATGGTGCAGGTCGGGCAGTTCAGCCTCGAGCTGTGCGGCGGGTGCCACGTCAACCAGACCAGCGAGATCGGGCTCTTCAAGATCCTCAACGAGTCGTCCGCCGCGAGCGGCGTCCGGCGCATCGAGGCGCTTACCGGCGAAGGGTCCGTCGAGTGGGTTCGCGGCCAGGTCGAGACGCTGCGCGAAGCGGCGGCTTTGCTGAGAACGACCCCCGGCGAACTCCCAACGGCGATCGAGAAGACCCTGGAGACGCTGCGCGAGGAGCGCAAGCGGCTCGAGCGCATGCGCACGCAGGCCGTGGACTCCGGCGCCGATGCCGACATCTCGGCCGTAGGCGAGCTGGAACTGGCGGTACAAGGTCTGCGCGACGGGGACATGAAGGAGGCGACGCTGATCGCCGACCGCCTCGCCGAGGGCAAGCCGGCGCGCGTGGTGCTCGTCGGCCTCGCGGCGGAGGGCAAGCTCACCTTCGTGTGCAAGGTCGGCCCGGACGCGCAGGCGAAAGGCGCGCACGCCGGCAACCTCGTGCGCGAAATCGCGAAGCTCGCCGGCGGGGGCGGAGGCGGACGCCCCGACTTCGCCACCGCAGGCGGCAAGGACCCCGCGATGTTCGACGCCGCCCTGGCGGCGGCGAAGGGGTTGCTCGAAGCGCAACTCTAG